One Actinoplanes missouriensis 431 DNA segment encodes these proteins:
- a CDS encoding S8 family serine peptidase, translating into MGTFTHRITAGLVLPAALVATAIGAPAAHAAAGDGDGIAARKRAAAAGTIPLPDAAATARRHAPAPAGSTVDLIVGLTGDAVSAKKVGGFSARSNTALARIGVRTVSVPRAEAAEAAAKLRTTPGVAYVEEDATVTADAVTPNDPQYPRQTDLRQIGVPDAWSSTTGSGITVAVIDSGVTPFDDLSGRVLSGYDFVNGDDEPIDDDGHGTAVASLIAGRGNDGQGMAGLCWSCSILPVKVLDHRGDGLQSTVASGVIYAADLGAKIINMSLGGPGDVRALRDAVAYAQRKGALVVASAGNDAVSTPQYPAAYPGVLSIGGTAPDGEWALYETEEGEIVGSNFGAGWVDVAAPFCTWAAELSGLSTADPADDYDDFCGTSASAPLVAGVLALEKSKHPRASNAALTYSLTRTARQSVQYKFTQFGEIRAGRAVASVDTAAPRITGAAPAQNKRFRGAVTVTATGVSDSGTGLSHALLYANGRYVGRDNTAPYALRYSSGTFNGNVNLQWRVYDKAGNYGVYNRRIIADNKAPAAKITSAPKNGKKVKGTVTLKAAASDASGVARVELIINGKVVAKDYKAGYAFKIKVKKYGKKLKVQVRAVDKVGNTRTTAARTWKR; encoded by the coding sequence TTGGGAACCTTCACGCACCGCATCACGGCGGGGCTGGTGCTGCCGGCCGCGCTGGTCGCCACGGCGATCGGCGCGCCGGCAGCACACGCCGCGGCCGGTGACGGCGACGGCATCGCGGCGCGCAAGCGGGCCGCGGCAGCCGGCACGATTCCGCTCCCGGACGCTGCGGCGACCGCCCGGCGGCACGCCCCGGCTCCGGCCGGCTCCACCGTGGACCTGATCGTCGGGCTGACCGGCGACGCCGTCAGCGCGAAAAAGGTCGGCGGGTTCAGCGCGCGGAGCAACACCGCGCTCGCCCGGATCGGCGTGCGTACCGTCAGCGTGCCGAGGGCGGAGGCCGCCGAGGCCGCCGCCAAGCTGCGAACCACACCCGGCGTCGCGTACGTCGAGGAGGATGCGACCGTCACGGCGGACGCGGTCACGCCGAACGACCCGCAGTATCCGAGGCAGACCGACCTGCGGCAGATCGGCGTGCCGGACGCGTGGAGCAGCACCACCGGCTCCGGCATCACGGTGGCGGTGATCGACAGTGGCGTCACGCCGTTCGACGATCTCTCCGGCCGGGTTCTGTCCGGCTATGACTTCGTCAACGGCGACGACGAGCCGATCGACGACGACGGCCACGGCACCGCTGTCGCGTCGCTGATCGCCGGCCGGGGCAACGACGGGCAGGGCATGGCCGGCCTCTGCTGGTCCTGCAGCATCCTGCCGGTCAAGGTGCTGGACCACAGAGGCGACGGCTTGCAGAGCACCGTCGCGTCCGGTGTGATCTACGCGGCCGACCTGGGGGCGAAGATCATCAACATGTCGCTCGGTGGTCCCGGCGACGTCCGGGCCCTGCGCGACGCCGTGGCGTACGCGCAGCGCAAGGGTGCCCTGGTGGTCGCGTCGGCGGGCAACGATGCGGTCTCCACGCCGCAGTACCCGGCTGCCTACCCCGGCGTGCTGAGCATCGGCGGCACGGCCCCGGACGGCGAGTGGGCGCTGTACGAGACCGAGGAAGGCGAGATCGTCGGCTCCAACTTCGGTGCCGGCTGGGTGGACGTCGCGGCGCCGTTCTGCACCTGGGCGGCCGAACTGTCCGGGCTGAGCACCGCGGATCCCGCCGACGACTACGACGATTTCTGCGGCACGTCGGCGTCCGCCCCGCTGGTCGCCGGTGTGCTCGCGCTGGAGAAGTCGAAGCACCCGAGGGCCAGCAACGCGGCGCTGACCTACAGCCTGACCCGCACCGCGCGGCAGAGCGTGCAGTACAAGTTCACCCAGTTCGGCGAGATCCGCGCCGGACGGGCCGTGGCGAGCGTCGACACGGCCGCCCCGCGGATCACCGGCGCCGCCCCCGCGCAGAACAAGCGGTTCCGCGGCGCGGTCACGGTCACCGCGACCGGGGTGTCGGACAGCGGGACGGGCCTGTCGCACGCGCTGCTCTACGCCAACGGCAGGTATGTGGGCCGGGACAACACGGCGCCGTACGCGCTGCGTTACAGCAGCGGCACGTTCAACGGCAACGTCAACCTGCAGTGGCGGGTGTACGACAAGGCCGGCAACTACGGCGTCTACAACCGGCGGATCATCGCCGACAACAAGGCGCCGGCCGCGAAGATCACCAGTGCGCCGAAGAACGGCAAGAAGGTCAAGGGCACGGTGACCCTCAAGGCCGCGGCCAGCGACGCGAGCGGCGTCGCCCGGGTCGAGCTGATCATCAACGGCAAGGTGGTCGCGAAGGACTACAAGGCCGGCTACGCCTTCAAGATCAAGGTCAAGAAGTACGGCAAGAAGCTCAAGGTGCAGGTCCGCGCCGTCGACAAGGTGGGCAACACCAGGACGACGGCCGCGCGTACCTGGAAGCGCTGA
- a CDS encoding GMC oxidoreductase → MTRRDVLRIGALAAAGTLPALPALQGRTALVIGSGFGGAVAAWRLAQAGMVVTVLERGRRWTVDGSGTTFCTISNPDWRCAWFGDRPPLGLDTSKPIERRAGLIQKHVGDGIQVMCGAGVGGGSLVIGMFLPQPRRADWEKVYPAELPYSEFEQTYWPRARQSLGAAPIPSDIQNHPQYVGARSWLQYLSEFGRAAVPVPFGVNWDVIRDELAGRVVKCHAIGEGPFGSNSGAKNSVDHNYLKWAEATGRVSVLPLHEVTSLREVSGSDRIEATARQIDETGAVLATKTFAADYLFLAAGSLNTTSLLLGSRARGGLPRLTGTEVGKGWGNNGDFLVARLNLRKPVGSAQGGPGNVKFYDDSNPYAPAAMAWESAPMPSWLPNTTAHLITSLVSERGEIRYDAATGGGKVYWPYAEMETAADRAGRDLATRLWWATEGSRGSLLTGLPSYDRNTGMGLGSRNTYHPLGGLVMGRATDFGGKVAGYENLYCVDGALLPGSAALANPALTITANAERCLDRFLAAHA, encoded by the coding sequence GTGACCCGCCGTGACGTATTGCGGATCGGCGCCCTCGCGGCGGCCGGCACGCTGCCCGCCCTCCCGGCGCTGCAGGGAAGGACCGCGCTGGTGATCGGGAGTGGTTTCGGTGGGGCCGTCGCGGCCTGGCGGCTCGCTCAGGCAGGAATGGTCGTGACCGTTCTTGAACGGGGACGACGGTGGACTGTGGACGGCTCCGGGACGACGTTCTGCACGATCAGCAACCCGGACTGGCGATGTGCGTGGTTCGGTGACCGGCCGCCGCTCGGCCTGGACACCAGCAAGCCCATCGAGCGCCGGGCCGGCCTCATCCAGAAACACGTCGGCGACGGCATCCAGGTGATGTGCGGGGCCGGTGTGGGCGGCGGCTCCCTGGTGATCGGCATGTTCCTGCCCCAGCCCCGCCGCGCCGACTGGGAGAAGGTCTACCCCGCCGAGCTGCCGTACTCCGAGTTCGAGCAGACCTACTGGCCCCGAGCCCGGCAGAGTCTCGGCGCCGCGCCCATCCCTTCGGACATCCAGAACCATCCGCAGTACGTCGGAGCGAGGAGCTGGCTGCAATACCTGTCGGAGTTCGGCCGCGCCGCCGTGCCGGTGCCCTTCGGCGTGAACTGGGATGTGATCCGCGACGAGCTGGCCGGTCGGGTGGTCAAGTGCCACGCGATCGGCGAGGGCCCGTTCGGCAGCAACTCGGGCGCCAAGAACAGCGTGGACCACAACTACCTGAAGTGGGCCGAGGCGACCGGCAGGGTCTCCGTGCTGCCGCTGCACGAGGTCACGTCCCTGCGCGAGGTGTCCGGTTCTGATCGCATCGAGGCGACCGCGCGGCAGATCGACGAGACCGGGGCGGTGCTGGCCACCAAGACGTTCGCCGCCGACTACCTGTTCCTCGCGGCCGGATCGCTGAACACGACATCGCTGCTGCTCGGCTCCCGGGCGCGCGGCGGGCTGCCCCGGCTCACCGGCACCGAGGTCGGCAAGGGCTGGGGCAACAACGGCGACTTCCTGGTGGCCCGGCTCAACCTGCGCAAGCCGGTCGGCAGCGCGCAGGGCGGGCCGGGGAACGTCAAGTTCTACGACGACTCGAACCCGTACGCGCCCGCGGCGATGGCGTGGGAGTCGGCGCCGATGCCGTCCTGGCTGCCGAACACCACGGCGCACCTGATCACCAGCCTGGTGAGTGAGCGCGGGGAGATCCGCTACGACGCGGCGACCGGCGGCGGCAAGGTCTACTGGCCGTACGCGGAGATGGAGACGGCGGCGGACCGGGCCGGCCGGGACCTCGCGACCCGGCTCTGGTGGGCCACCGAGGGCAGCCGGGGCAGCCTGCTGACCGGGCTGCCCTCCTACGACCGCAACACCGGGATGGGACTGGGCTCGCGGAACACCTATCACCCGCTCGGCGGCCTGGTGATGGGCCGGGCCACCGACTTCGGCGGCAAGGTCGCCGGGTACGAGAACCTGTACTGCGTGGACGGCGCTCTGCTGCCCGGCTCGGCGGCGCTCGCGAACCCGGCGCTGACCATCACGGCGAACGCGGAACGCTGCCTCGACCGGTTCCTGGCCGCCCACGCCTAA
- a CDS encoding thiolase domain-containing protein, translating to MRRAAVLGAGQTHHRTRRTDVSMAGLCREAIDRALADAETDWSQIDAVVLGKAPDLFEGVMMPELFLADAIGAAGKPLLRVHTAGSVGGATAIVATSLIRAGVHRRVLAVAFEKQSESNAMWALSVQPPFTAPIGAGAGGYFAPHIRSYIRRFGVPGHVGAMVAVKDRRNGALNPYAHLRQPDITLESVQASPMLWDPIRYDETCPSSDGACAVVLGDQEAAEASSRQVAWIRATAMRTEPTFYSGKDHVNPQAGAEAAQALWTAAGITDPLDEVDVAEIYVPFSWFEPMWLENLGFAGPGQGWKLTESGETRIGGRLPVNPSGGVLCSNPIGASGLLRFAESAMQVMGRAGEHQVADAATALGHAYGGGSQFFSMWVVGRHP from the coding sequence ATGAGACGCGCGGCCGTGCTCGGCGCGGGGCAGACCCACCACCGCACCCGCCGCACCGACGTCTCGATGGCCGGTCTCTGCCGGGAGGCGATCGACCGCGCCCTCGCCGACGCGGAGACCGACTGGTCGCAGATCGACGCCGTCGTGCTCGGCAAGGCGCCCGACCTCTTCGAGGGCGTGATGATGCCCGAGCTGTTCCTCGCCGACGCGATCGGCGCGGCCGGGAAACCGCTGCTCCGGGTGCACACGGCCGGTTCGGTCGGCGGCGCGACGGCGATCGTCGCGACCAGCCTGATCCGGGCCGGCGTGCACCGGCGGGTGCTCGCGGTGGCGTTCGAGAAGCAGTCCGAGTCGAACGCGATGTGGGCGCTGTCGGTCCAGCCGCCGTTCACCGCGCCGATCGGGGCCGGTGCGGGCGGGTACTTCGCGCCGCACATCAGGTCCTACATCCGGCGTTTCGGCGTGCCGGGGCACGTCGGGGCGATGGTCGCCGTCAAGGACCGGCGGAACGGCGCGCTCAACCCGTACGCCCATCTGCGGCAACCGGACATCACCCTGGAATCGGTGCAGGCCTCGCCGATGCTCTGGGACCCGATCCGCTACGACGAGACGTGTCCGTCATCGGACGGCGCGTGCGCGGTGGTGCTCGGCGACCAGGAGGCGGCCGAGGCGTCGTCCCGGCAGGTCGCCTGGATCCGGGCCACCGCGATGCGCACCGAGCCGACCTTCTACTCCGGCAAGGACCACGTGAACCCGCAGGCCGGCGCGGAAGCCGCGCAAGCGCTGTGGACGGCGGCCGGGATCACCGATCCGCTCGACGAGGTGGACGTCGCCGAGATCTACGTGCCGTTCTCCTGGTTCGAGCCGATGTGGCTGGAGAACCTCGGCTTTGCCGGTCCGGGCCAGGGCTGGAAGCTCACCGAGTCCGGCGAGACCCGGATCGGCGGCCGGCTGCCCGTCAACCCCTCCGGCGGGGTGCTCTGCTCCAACCCGATCGGCGCGTCCGGCCTGCTGCGGTTCGCCGAGTCGGCGATGCAGGTGATGGGCCGGGCGGGCGAACACCAGGTGGCGGACGCCGCTACGGCGCTCGGTCACGCGTACGGGGGCGGATCGCAGTTCTTCTCGATGTGGGTCGTAGGGAGACACCCGTGA
- a CDS encoding Nonspecific lipid-transfer protein translates to MSEVAVIGFAASDRSVTTSGVETLVPVFEQALDRAGLGRREVDFWCSGSSDYLAGRAFSFVNAVDAIGAVPPIAESHVEMDAAWALYEAYLKILAGEAETALVYGFGKATAGDVHRVLALQLDPYTVAPLWPDAVSVAALQARIGIAAGLFTERDMAEVAARDSGGSAEELLGHPYLADPLRAHDVARVTDGAAAVVLAGGERASRHRERPAWITGIAHRIDPQGLGERDLTTVPSASAAARDAGLDHDVDVVALHAPFTHQELLLRHALGITGSSRFIGTDGDAMFSAGLSRIGAAAEEIMSGRAERAAAHATSGPALQQNLICVLGRDR, encoded by the coding sequence ATGAGCGAGGTTGCCGTCATCGGGTTCGCCGCCTCGGACCGGTCGGTCACCACGAGCGGGGTGGAGACCCTGGTCCCGGTCTTCGAGCAGGCCCTGGACCGGGCCGGCCTCGGCCGCCGGGAGGTCGACTTCTGGTGCTCCGGCTCGTCGGACTATCTGGCCGGGCGGGCGTTCTCGTTCGTCAACGCGGTGGACGCGATCGGGGCGGTGCCGCCGATCGCCGAGTCGCACGTGGAGATGGACGCGGCGTGGGCACTCTACGAGGCGTACCTGAAGATCCTGGCCGGCGAGGCGGAGACCGCGCTGGTGTACGGGTTCGGCAAGGCCACGGCCGGCGACGTGCACCGTGTTCTGGCACTCCAGCTCGATCCGTACACGGTCGCGCCGCTGTGGCCGGACGCGGTGAGTGTGGCGGCGCTGCAGGCGCGGATCGGGATCGCCGCCGGACTGTTCACCGAACGGGACATGGCCGAGGTGGCGGCGCGGGATTCCGGCGGGAGCGCCGAGGAGCTGCTCGGTCACCCGTACCTGGCGGACCCGCTGCGTGCCCACGACGTGGCGCGGGTGACGGACGGCGCCGCGGCCGTCGTGCTGGCCGGCGGCGAGCGTGCGAGCCGGCACCGGGAGAGACCCGCGTGGATCACCGGGATCGCGCACCGGATCGACCCGCAGGGACTCGGCGAGCGGGATCTGACGACGGTCCCCTCGGCGTCCGCGGCGGCCCGCGACGCGGGACTGGATCACGACGTGGACGTGGTGGCCCTGCACGCGCCGTTCACGCATCAGGAGTTGCTGCTGCGGCACGCGCTCGGCATCACGGGGAGTTCCCGGTTCATCGGGACCGACGGCGACGCGATGTTCTCGGCCGGGCTGTCCCGGATCGGCGCTGCCGCTGAGGAGATCATGTCGGGCCGGGCGGAGCGGGCCGCGGCGCACGCCACCAGCGGACCGGCGTTGCAGCAGAACCTGATCTGCGTGCTCGGGAGGGACCGATGA
- a CDS encoding Zn-ribbon domain-containing OB-fold protein produces MTIAFDYTRSLGPVLGRFMAGLRDGRVLGGRTSDGRVHVPPLEFDPITHEPVTELVEVAPTGTVVSWTWNARPLEGQPLDRPFAWALIRLDGADTTLLHAVDAAAPSTIKTGARVRVRWAPVRAGHITDIACFEPGEAERQETPEPGPPVEIMTTPIRLHYRHTTSDEEDAYLRALAEGRLIGQRCPACRKVYVPPRVCPADGVAPGEVVAVADRGTVTTFCVVNVPFAGQRLPPPYVVAQVLLDGADIPIPHLILGLDAASVRMGMRVVAVWRDRSAWTFTPENIAHFEPADEPDAPYESYAEHQ; encoded by the coding sequence ATGACGATCGCCTTCGATTACACCCGCTCGCTGGGGCCGGTGCTGGGCCGGTTCATGGCGGGGCTGCGCGACGGCCGGGTGCTCGGCGGCCGGACCTCCGACGGACGCGTGCACGTGCCGCCGCTGGAGTTCGACCCGATCACGCACGAGCCGGTGACCGAGCTGGTCGAGGTGGCGCCGACGGGCACGGTGGTCAGCTGGACGTGGAACGCGCGCCCGCTCGAGGGCCAGCCCCTGGACCGCCCTTTCGCCTGGGCGCTGATCAGGCTCGACGGCGCCGACACCACCCTGCTGCACGCGGTGGACGCCGCGGCGCCTTCCACGATCAAGACCGGTGCACGGGTACGGGTCCGCTGGGCTCCCGTGCGAGCCGGCCACATCACCGACATCGCGTGCTTCGAGCCGGGCGAGGCCGAGCGTCAGGAGACTCCCGAACCGGGACCACCTGTCGAGATCATGACCACGCCGATCCGGCTGCACTACCGGCACACCACCTCCGACGAGGAGGACGCCTACCTGCGGGCGCTCGCCGAGGGCCGGTTGATCGGGCAGCGCTGCCCGGCCTGTCGCAAGGTCTACGTCCCGCCCCGCGTCTGCCCGGCCGACGGCGTGGCGCCCGGCGAGGTCGTCGCAGTCGCCGACCGGGGAACCGTCACCACGTTCTGCGTGGTGAACGTGCCGTTCGCCGGGCAGCGGCTGCCACCGCCGTACGTCGTGGCCCAGGTCCTGCTGGACGGCGCGGACATCCCGATCCCGCACCTGATCCTGGGGCTGGACGCCGCGAGCGTGCGGATGGGGATGCGGGTCGTCGCGGTCTGGCGGGACCGCTCGGCGTGGACGTTCACCCCGGAGAACATCGCGCACTTCGAGCCGGCCGACGAGCCGGACGCGCCCTACGAGAGTTACGCGGAGCACCAATGA
- a CDS encoding acyl-CoA synthetase, with protein MTGIGMWNIAQESPAFVAIVDPSGRAISYGELAAEADRIGRGLRDAGLEAGDTIALLLPNGADILISYFASVQIGLHVVPLNWHLTAPELAYILRDSGAKAFVASSRFASAAVAAADEAGLPAAARIAVGDIPGFLPLGTLGAGGSGRPGPRTVGALMVYTSGTSGRPKGVRRPLPGLDPDDVPPVSLWFFGLFGLRPFDDHVHLCCSPLYHTAVMNFAVISVQLGHTVVVMDHWDAATFLRLVADHRVTHSHMVPTQFRRLLALGDVGTDVSSMRAMIHGAAPCPQPVKQAMLDWWGPVVIEYYAASEGGGTLITAAEWLSRPGSVGRAWPGSRVRVLDDDGKDADPGTPGKVYLQMGDATFEYHGDAEKTRASWRDRMFTVGDIGYLDEDGYLYLCDRASDVIITGGVNVYPAEIENELSVHPAVADVAVFGIPHEEWGEEIKAVVQPAEGASPGSALTAELLDFLAGRVARFKIPRTVDYVDELPRDPNGKLYKRLLRDPYWQGRTRQI; from the coding sequence ATGACCGGGATCGGGATGTGGAACATCGCCCAGGAGTCGCCCGCGTTCGTGGCGATCGTGGATCCGAGCGGCCGCGCCATCAGCTACGGCGAACTGGCCGCCGAAGCCGACCGGATCGGGCGCGGCCTGCGCGACGCCGGTCTCGAGGCCGGCGACACCATCGCGTTGCTGCTGCCGAACGGCGCCGACATCCTGATCAGCTATTTCGCGTCGGTGCAGATCGGGCTGCACGTCGTACCGCTGAACTGGCATCTCACCGCCCCCGAGCTGGCCTACATCCTCCGTGACAGCGGAGCGAAAGCGTTCGTCGCGAGCTCGCGCTTCGCCTCCGCCGCGGTGGCGGCGGCCGACGAGGCCGGCCTTCCGGCCGCCGCCCGAATCGCCGTCGGGGACATCCCGGGCTTTCTGCCACTCGGCACGCTGGGCGCCGGCGGATCAGGAAGACCCGGCCCGCGTACGGTCGGAGCGCTCATGGTCTACACATCGGGCACCTCCGGACGACCGAAAGGGGTCAGGCGTCCCCTGCCCGGCCTCGACCCCGACGACGTGCCGCCGGTCTCGCTCTGGTTCTTCGGCCTGTTCGGCCTGCGACCGTTCGACGATCACGTGCATCTGTGCTGCTCACCGCTCTATCACACGGCCGTGATGAACTTCGCCGTGATCTCGGTGCAGCTCGGGCACACGGTCGTGGTGATGGACCACTGGGACGCCGCCACGTTCCTCCGTCTGGTGGCCGATCACCGTGTCACGCACAGCCACATGGTGCCGACACAGTTCCGTCGGCTGCTGGCACTCGGTGATGTCGGCACCGACGTCTCCTCGATGCGCGCGATGATTCACGGCGCCGCGCCGTGTCCGCAACCGGTCAAGCAGGCGATGCTCGACTGGTGGGGTCCCGTGGTGATCGAGTACTACGCGGCCTCGGAGGGCGGCGGCACCCTGATCACGGCGGCGGAGTGGCTGTCCCGTCCCGGATCCGTCGGCCGGGCCTGGCCCGGGTCACGGGTGCGGGTGCTCGACGACGACGGCAAGGACGCCGACCCCGGGACGCCCGGGAAGGTGTACCTGCAGATGGGCGACGCGACGTTCGAGTACCACGGCGACGCGGAGAAGACCCGGGCCTCCTGGCGGGACCGCATGTTCACCGTCGGCGACATCGGATACCTCGACGAGGACGGTTACCTGTACCTCTGCGACCGGGCCAGCGACGTCATCATCACCGGCGGCGTGAACGTCTACCCCGCCGAGATCGAGAACGAGCTGTCGGTCCACCCGGCGGTGGCCGACGTGGCGGTCTTCGGTATCCCGCACGAGGAGTGGGGGGAGGAGATCAAGGCCGTCGTGCAGCCGGCGGAGGGCGCCTCGCCGGGTTCCGCACTGACCGCCGAACTGCTCGACTTCCTGGCGGGGAGGGTGGCGCGCTTCAAGATCCCGCGAACCGTGGACTATGTGGATGAATTGCCCCGCGATCCGAACGGCAAGCTCTACAAGAGGCTGCTCCGTGACCCGTACTGGCAGGGCCGAACCCGCCAGATCTGA
- a CDS encoding crotonase/enoyl-CoA hydratase family protein — protein sequence MDALVEQRGPILIVTMNRPQVRNALSAEMMAVMRDAWDRIDGDPAIRVAILTGAGGAFCAGADLRAMTSAHPGDSFDGADLSRIDALLKGRRLTKPLIAAVEGPAVAGGTEILQATDIRVAAQSARFGVSEARWGLFPLGGSAVRLPRQLPYTIAVELLLTGRHITAAEALAAGLIGHVVPDGTALDTALEIAGTIAANGPLAVQAILRTVRETEGLPESEAFAIESKIGMQVFTSDDAREGPRAFIEKRPPEFHGR from the coding sequence GTGGACGCCCTTGTCGAGCAGCGCGGACCGATACTGATCGTCACGATGAACCGGCCGCAGGTGCGCAACGCGCTCTCCGCCGAGATGATGGCCGTGATGCGCGACGCCTGGGACCGGATCGACGGCGACCCGGCGATCCGCGTCGCGATCCTCACCGGGGCGGGCGGCGCGTTCTGCGCCGGGGCCGACCTGCGGGCGATGACGTCGGCGCATCCGGGCGATTCGTTCGACGGCGCGGACCTGTCCCGGATCGACGCCCTGCTGAAGGGCCGGCGGCTCACGAAACCCCTGATCGCCGCCGTGGAGGGGCCGGCCGTCGCGGGCGGCACCGAGATCCTGCAGGCCACCGACATCCGGGTGGCCGCACAGAGCGCCCGGTTCGGCGTCTCCGAGGCGCGCTGGGGACTGTTCCCGCTGGGTGGGTCCGCGGTGCGGCTGCCGCGGCAACTGCCGTACACGATCGCGGTGGAACTGCTGCTCACCGGCCGGCACATCACCGCGGCCGAGGCGCTCGCCGCCGGTCTCATCGGGCACGTGGTGCCGGACGGGACGGCCCTCGACACGGCGCTGGAGATCGCCGGCACGATCGCGGCGAACGGCCCGCTCGCCGTGCAGGCCATCCTGCGCACCGTCCGGGAGACCGAAGGGCTGCCGGAGAGCGAGGCGTTCGCCATCGAGTCGAAGATCGGGATGCAGGTCTTCACCAGCGACGACGCCCGCGAAGGGCCGCGGGCGTTCATCGAGAAACGTCCACCGGAGTTCCACGGCCGATAA
- a CDS encoding acyl-CoA synthetase: MAANIADLIEHAVDAFPDRVAVACGERELSYAELEATANRLAHFLHRQGVGKGAHVGLYAGNSIEAVVAMVAVYKLRAVVVNVNYRYVENELQYLFADAELTALIHDPEYAARVANVDAPGVIVQLGVTGFAHESPERDFGERSGDDVYLLYTGGTTGYPKGVIWRHEDVWRVLGGGIDFMSGVPLDDEWAQSKREMPPLTRLCLAPLIHGNAQWATLAALFCGDTVVVLPHFDPDEVWRTIERRRVNVVVLIGDAMARPIIEAYLSGDYDSSSLVSVSSSAALFSPSVKRQYMETFPNVMVTDAIGSSETGFAGIGIVADVDGGAVDGPRVMPGPDTIVIDEHGRKAPPGVIGRLARGGHVPLGYYKDPEKTRALLTEVDGKRYAIPGDFARIESDGTITLLGRGNTCVNTGGEKVFPEEVEGALKAHPGVFDALVIGASDDRLGQRVVALVQPRPGVRVKLDELESHVRRRIAGYKVPRDVWLVDRIQRTISGKADYRWAHEYARSHSGEPTRAD; this comes from the coding sequence ATGGCGGCCAATATAGCGGACCTGATCGAGCACGCGGTCGACGCCTTTCCCGATCGCGTCGCGGTGGCCTGCGGCGAGCGTGAGCTGTCCTACGCCGAGCTGGAGGCGACCGCCAACCGTCTGGCCCATTTCCTGCACCGTCAAGGAGTGGGCAAGGGCGCCCACGTCGGTCTTTACGCGGGCAACTCGATCGAGGCCGTGGTGGCCATGGTCGCCGTGTACAAGCTCCGTGCCGTGGTCGTCAACGTCAACTACCGGTACGTCGAGAACGAGTTGCAGTATCTCTTCGCGGACGCCGAGCTCACCGCGCTGATCCACGACCCGGAGTACGCCGCGCGGGTGGCGAACGTGGACGCGCCGGGCGTCATCGTGCAGCTGGGTGTCACCGGCTTCGCGCACGAGAGTCCGGAGCGGGACTTCGGCGAACGGTCCGGCGACGACGTCTACCTGCTCTACACCGGCGGGACCACCGGCTACCCGAAAGGCGTGATCTGGCGGCACGAGGACGTCTGGCGGGTGCTCGGCGGCGGCATCGACTTCATGTCCGGCGTGCCGCTCGACGACGAGTGGGCGCAGAGCAAGCGGGAGATGCCCCCGCTGACCCGGCTCTGCCTGGCGCCGCTGATCCACGGCAACGCGCAGTGGGCCACCCTCGCCGCCCTCTTCTGCGGTGACACCGTGGTGGTCCTGCCGCACTTCGACCCGGACGAGGTGTGGCGCACCATCGAGCGCCGCCGGGTCAACGTCGTCGTGCTGATCGGCGACGCGATGGCCCGGCCGATCATCGAGGCGTACCTGAGCGGCGACTACGACAGCTCGTCGCTCGTCTCGGTCTCGTCGAGCGCCGCGCTCTTCTCACCGTCGGTGAAACGGCAGTACATGGAGACGTTCCCGAACGTCATGGTCACCGACGCGATCGGCTCCTCGGAGACCGGGTTCGCGGGCATCGGGATCGTCGCCGACGTCGACGGCGGCGCGGTCGACGGCCCTCGCGTGATGCCCGGACCGGACACCATCGTCATCGACGAGCACGGCCGCAAGGCGCCACCCGGCGTGATCGGCCGCCTCGCCCGGGGCGGGCACGTCCCGCTCGGCTACTACAAGGACCCGGAGAAGACCCGCGCCCTGCTCACCGAGGTCGACGGCAAGCGCTACGCGATACCCGGCGACTTCGCGCGGATCGAGTCCGACGGCACGATCACGCTGCTCGGCCGCGGCAACACCTGCGTCAACACCGGCGGCGAGAAGGTCTTCCCCGAGGAGGTGGAGGGTGCTCTCAAGGCGCATCCGGGCGTCTTCGACGCCCTCGTCATCGGCGCTTCCGACGATCGGCTCGGCCAGCGGGTGGTCGCCCTCGTCCAACCCCGCCCGGGGGTACGGGTGAAGCTCGACGAACTCGAGAGTCACGTCAGACGACGGATCGCCGGGTACAAGGTGCCCCGCGACGTGTGGCTCGTCGACCGGATCCAGCGGACCATCAGCGGTAAGGCCGACTACCGGTGGGCGCATGAATACGCCCGCTCGCACAGCGGGGAGCCGACACGTGCGGACTGA